From the Halomonas sp. MCCC 1A13316 genome, the window TACGGGCAATAAAAAACCGAGGCTCCATGGCCTCGGTCTTCATGTTTGGTAGCGGGGGCCGGATTTGAACCGACGACCTTCGGGTTATGAGACTGATGAGGGGGTTCGCCTTTGGGTGGTGTTGAGTGGTGTTATTTGATCTAAAGCACTGAAATATATGTGGCGCACGCTTTTTGGCAGGCGAAGATAAGGTAGATCTAGGGCCATTGAGTGTCACGAATGCTGTCACAAGGATCAGATAGAAATTTACAGCAAAAATGACCGTATGGCTTCTGTTGACGAGATTGTTTCTCGTTTGACGGTATTGGCTGACCTCGCCCGCCGCCGTGCTAGTGACCTACCTGACTCTCCCTCCTCCATAACGACGTCGGCTCCAGAACGGGGGCGGACGGTCGGGAGATGTTCTGGCCTATCTATCGTATTCGGGTAGTGGCGGCTATGACTGATTCCTATCCAACGACAACCTCTCTGACGGTTTGCTTTACGCGGACCGCTGGCCCTTGTCCACCAAGGGAGAAAGATGGGGCTAGCCTCTCACCGGGCGGCTGCCCACGGGCTGGCTTCGCTGTACGCGTTCAGTATTATGGCAGCACACACATCAGCGGAGCGTCCCAATGCCCGATATTCGCCTTCGCATCGAACTGCTCGATACTGACCCGCTGGTCTGGCGCCGGGTGGTAGTGCCGGAGCAGATCAACCTGCATCGCCTCCATGAGCTCATTCAGGATGTGATGGGCTGGGCAGACTGCCACCTCTTCGAGTTCGAGTGCAATGGCCGCTACTACGGCGAGCCGGACGAGTGGAGCGATCGGCCCATCGCACTGGCACGCAATGCCAAGCTGAAGTCGCTGGCGGCTCGCGCCAAAGACGGTACCTTCCACTACCTCTACGACTTTGGCGACGGCTGGGAGCACCGCATCGTGGTAGAGGCGGCTGGGCTAGAGGAGACCAACCCCTGTCCGCGGCTGATCGACGGCGCCATGGCCTGCCCACCGGAGGATATCGGCGGCACCGGAGGGTATGCGGCTCTAAAGGCGGCAGCGGCCGGCGAGAAGGATGAGTACGGCCAGGAGCTGCTGGAGGCGCTGGGTGGCGAATTCGATCCCGAAGCGCTGGACGAGGCGGAGATCGCCGGCATGCTTGAGCCTTTCCAGGCGGGCTTTCGACGCCAGGGCGACGCGCCCCGTAAGCTGCGCCCGACACAGGCGCAGCCCCTCGACATGGACGAGTCGCTCAAGGCCCAGGGAATCAACAGCATCGAGGAGCTGATGCAGGTACTGCAGGGCGAGATCGACAAGAACCGTTAGTGGCGGAGCCAATGGCACACCGCTCGGTTGCCCGGCTGCGCATCGCCGCCAACCCTCCCATGAGCGTCAGCGGCAGGCCTAACTGGTCTAGAAAGCGCGGTGGGAGGCAGGGCAACAAGAGGCAGAGGTACGTGCCAGGCGGCAGTGCATTGACAGGCCGGCACAGTGTGGTGAGTGAGCTTGGAGGAGGCCCGGAGCGAGTTGGCGGCAAATGTCCAGAACTACGAGGTGGCCGCCAACTTTTTTACGATCTGCAGATCCTGGCCGAGGAGCGCGGCGAGCTGCCTGCGTTCCAGATGCGCCTGGAGCCGCTGGAGGATGTAATGACGGTCCGACGCGACACACCACTGGTGCCCATGCGGGAGGATAGCGCAGTCGCAGTTTGGCGGGCGGCTATCGGACTGTCGAGGGTGATCGAACAGCGGCAGACCGATGGCTATCATGAGGCAATGGGGCTTGGGTGGAAGCGCCCCATAGGTTTCATGCAAGATAGGATTTACACATGATCTCGAAGCTCTAAATAATCCTTAGCAGTTGCCACTTCCATCCGACACACCGTACTTTTTCCTGAGTCGCTCGATGAGTGCTTTTTCTTCCTCGGTCAGCCAGTTCTGATACACGTAGCGCCAGTTGCGCTCATAGATTTCCCAGGCTTCTCGTTCCTTGATGGGCTGATCCGTGCGGATGGACCAGCAAATCAGGCGTAGCTCCGGGTAGTTCTCGGGAATAATCCAGTCGCCCATAGCACCCTCCCCTTCGGCTCGTGCATGAGCTGCTCAACCAAGCGGCCCAGCTTCAAGCGACTTGAGATAGCGAAGAAGGGCTGTCTTGCGACCTGCCTCAACCGACTGCTCTGGCGTCTGGTGATCGAAGAGAGGCAGCGACTGGCGATACCATGCCAAGGCCTTCTTCCTGTCACCGCTGATCTGCTCGGCAGCGCGAAGTACCTCGCAATCGTTGGTTCGCATCTGCTGATCCTCTAAGATAATTGTCTTCCAAGACTCCCTCATACGACCCCGCCCCAATCAAGAGCATGGAGAATGCGTTTGACCTGCTTGGCACCAGTCTCTGTCCCACAGAGCATGTATGGCGGCTGACCTCCTAGCGCCTCGTTGGGGCGAGCCAGCCAAGTGATAGCCTTATCCCTATCCTCGAAGATTGCTTCAGCGAGGCGGGCTACGGACTGGGCCGGAACAGGTATCTCATCCATGGTGCGCCTCCGGTAATTGGCCTCAACCGACGATAGGGATGGCTGGGCTAAGTATGGCACCGAATGACCCTCGGCGACTCGGCACAGCAGATTTTTCGGCTGGCACCGAGGTAGGGAGAACCTGTCGCAGGGTACGACACGTAGGGCGGCCATCTTCGTGCATGAGGATGCCAGCCTGGACTGAGCGTTGCCAACCCAGCCGGGGCATGCGGCAGCGCATTGTGATAGGCCAAAAAAACCCCGCCGAGGCGGGGCGAAGAGAGGTCAGGACGCCATGGGAACTTCTCATCATGTGATGTCTACTGCTTCACAATCCAATCGTGGTCCGGGTCATTGGTGAACTTCCAGGCCCGTTTGGGGCCGGCCATCACGTTGAGGTAGTAGAGCTCGTAGCCGTGGGGGGCCCCCGCCGGATGGTAGCCACGCGGCACCAGCACGCAGCAGCCATTATCCACCGCCATGGACTCGTCGAGGCTGCGGTCATCGGTGTAGACCCGCTGAAAAGCGAAACCCTGGGAGGGGTTCAGGCGATGATAGTAGGTCTCCTCGAGCTTCGATTCGTTGGGCAGGTCGTCCACGTCGTGCTTGTGGGGTGGGTAGCTGGACCAGTTACCCGGGGGCGTGAAAACCTCCACCACCAACAGGCTGTCGGCTGGTTCGGTCTCCGGCAGGATATCCTGGATATGGCGAGTGTTTGTGCCGCTGCCACGGGTGCTGCGCTTGACCTGGTCGGGGCTGATAAGACGAGGCTCGTGGTTACCAAAGCCCGGGGCGCTGCATACTGCCAGTTCCAACTCGGTGGTGGCTTCCACGGAATAACTTACTCCGTTGGGCAGATAAACAGAGTAGGGTGCCACCTTCTCGAAGACGTCCATACGCTCGCCAATATCCTCCCAGCGGTGTTCACCGCAAGTAACAGTGGCGCGCCCGGAGACCAGCACCAGGCAATGCTCGCGGTCCTCGGTATTGGCCTCGAGGCGCTGGCCCTTGGCCAATTTGTGCACCCGGAAACCCACGTGCTCCCAGCCGGCGGATTCAGGGGTCACTTCCAGCACCTTGCCTTGGGCATCGGCTTTGTTAGGGCGTACCAGTAGTGAGGTCATGGATAGCTCCTGTAGCGTTCAGTGAATGTCGTTGAGCGCGATGCGACGGCCTTCCCTAAGCGAGCACTCGGCGGCCTCCGCCAGGCGTAGGGCCTCCAGGCCGTCGCTAGCACTGGCCAGCGGTTCACGCTGCTGCTTCCAGGCGCCAACGAAGTCACTTATCTCCCGGCGGTAGGCATCTGCATACCGCTCCAGGAAGAACCACTTAGGCGTCTCTTCCACCTGGCCGGGCTCGCCGGTGAAACGCAGCCGAGTCTCTGTCTCGTTCTGGGCCTGCAGCATGCCGGCGCTGCCGAAGGCCTCGATGCGCTGGTCATAGCCGTAGCAGGCGCGGCGTGAGTTGTTGATGTGACAGAGCCTCCCACTGGCCGTGACCAGGGTGACCATGGCGGTGTCGATGTCGCCCGCCTCGCCGATGGAGGGATCGATCAGGCAACTGCCCTCGGCATGCACATGCACGATGGGTTCATCGAGCAGCCAGCGGGCCATGTCGAAGTCATGGATCATCATGTCGCGGAACAGCCCGCCGGAGGCTCCCACGTATTCCGCAGGGGGCGGTGCCGGGTCACGGCTGATAATGGAAAGTGTCTCGAGGTCGCCGATGCGACCCTCCGCGATGGATTGCTTGAGAGCCGCGAACTGTGGGTCATGGCGTCGGTTGAAGCCAAGCGCGCAGGTCACCGGGTGTGCCACCAGCACCTGCAAGGCGTCTCGGGTGCGGGCCAAGTCCAGAGCGATGGGCTTCTCGCACAGCACCGCCTTCCCGGCACGGGCAGCCCGCTCCAGGTAGTCGGCATGGGTGGGCGTGCTGGAGGCGATGAGAATAGCATCGACCTCGCCATCCTCGAAGATGGCGTCAGGGGGGAGCACCCGGGTGCCATATTGGCTAGCCAGCGCCTCGGCGGTCGGGGCATGGAAGTCGGCTACGGCGCTCAGGGTGACCTCTGGGTGGGCGTCGATGGCCTGGGCATGCACCTTGCCGATGCGCCCGGCGCCGATCAGGGCGAGTCTCATAGAGTGTCCTCTTGTGGTCAGAACATTGGCGTTGTTGTGGGCATCAGGCGCGTTCTGCGCCGCCATCGGCTGACTTGCGGTCGCGTGCCTTGTCCTGGCGCACGCCCAGAGCGATGGCGAGGGTCTGGGTCAAGCAGAGTGAAGCGGTCAAGCCGCGGAAGCTCTTGACCTCGGCCTCGTGAACCACCAGGGCCACATCGGCCAGACGGGCCAGGGGGCTCAAGTTGGAGTCGGTGATCACGACCAGTGGAATGCCCCGCTCGCGTGCCGCGCTCGCCACCTCGCGGGACTCCTCCGCATAGGGCGAGAAGCTCACCACCAGCAGAGCATCCTCGGCGCCGATGGTGCGAACCTGCTCGCCATACATGCCGCCCAGACCATTGACCAGGAAGGTGCGCTTGTCGATGTGATGCAGCGCGTAGGTCATGTAGCTGGCCACCACGAAGCTACGACGAGCGCCCATCACATGGATGGCGCGGGCCTGTTCGAAGATGTCCAGGGCCAGCTCCAGGCTACGAGGGTCGATGCGCCCCGGTAGCTGCTCCAACACCTCACGGTTGGCTTCGGCAAACTCCCACAGCAGCTGAGTACTGTCGGGTGTCTCGCCGGTAGCCGAACGCACCGCTCGAATACGCTCCGTGTAGTTCGGCAGCTCGTCGACCAGCCGGGAACGGAACAGCTGTTGCATCTCCGAGAAGCCGGTGTAGCCGAAGTGGTTGGCGAAGCGGATGAGCGTCGAGGGCGTCACGTCGGCCTGCACGGCGAGCTTGGCTACCGTCGCGAAGGCCACCTCCTGGGGGTTATCCAGCAGGAAGCGCGCCGTCTGCTGTAGTCGTCGGCTCAGCGACGGATAGTCGGCAGTGATGCGTGCCTCCAATTGACTATAGTCCTGCGGTATCTCGCTCATCGGTATTCCTTCCTTGCCGTCGCCTGAGTGCGGCGCAGCAGTGATCGTACTGATGGAGGTAGTCTAGATGTAGTGGAATAAAAATTCCATTTATACCAAAGTATAGAATGTATAATTTGCAAAAGTGCCAGTATGGAACCAATATTCCAATACGTCACGCTCGGACGCATTTACCCCACAACGACAATCACGAGGATCTAACCATGGCACGTCTCTCCCAATGGCTACTCGCCTCTACTTCTGCTGTAGCACTCGTGGCCGGCACGGCCCAGGCGCAAGACACGGCCCAGACACAGGAAGGAAACCGCTTCGTCATGGTCACCCATGGCGTTCCATCAGACCCCTTCTGGTCCGTGGTCAAGAATGGCGCAGAGGAGGCCGCTGAGGTCGTGGGCGCTGAGCTGGAATATCGCGCACCGTCTTCTTTCGACATGGCCAAGATGCAGCAGCTGGTTGATGCGGCAGTGGCCTCGAACCCCGATGGTCTGATCGTCTCGTTTACCGACGAAGACGCCCTAGGCGGAGTTGTCCAGCGGGCCGCCGACAACGGCATTCCGGTTATCTCCATTAACTCCGGTGGGGACGTGGCACAAAATTACGGTACCCGCCTTCATATCGGTCAAAGCGAGTATGAGGCGGGCAAGCAGGCCGCTGAACGTATGCAGGAAATGGGGGTGGAGAAAGGCCTCTGCGTCAACCATGAGCAGGGCAACCAGGGGCTCGATCAGCGCTGCGACGGTTTCCTAGAGGGCTTTGATGGCAACGCTGAGCAGCTGGCAACCACCTACGACCCGACTTCGATCCGCAATGCGATCGTTGCCTACCTCAACGAGAACAGCGATGTACGCGGCATTCTGACCCTGGGGGCTCTGGCTGCCGAGCCTATGCTTCAGGCCATGCGTGAGCAGGGCGCAACAGATATGTTCACGCTCGGGACCTTCGACCTCTCGCCCGGCATCCTGGAGAGCCTGGAGCAGGGCGGTCTGGATTTTGCCATCGACCAACAGCAGTACCTCCAAGGCTACTTGCCGGTCATGTTCCTCGATCAATACGTAAAGAACGGCTTGCTGCCGGCAGGCAATGTTGCGACCGGCCCAGGTTTCGTGACTCAGGAAAATGCCGCCCAGGTTATCGAGCTGAGCGAGCAGGGCATCCGTTGATACTTGTTTAACCGTAGGGCCCGGTGGACCCGGGCCCGGGGAGTTGTCCGTCATGAAGCCCAACGAATCCACGCAACCTGCCAGTGCGGTAGCACAACAACAGGACGAGCGCCTCCAAGAGGTCTCCTTCTGGAAGAAGGCTCTGAGTCGCCCGGAACTGGGCGCCCTGGCCGGTACCGTACTGGTCCTTGCCTTCTTTATCGTCGCCGCCAGTGGCACCGGCATGTTCACGCCTGCCGGCATCGTCAACTTCCTCGAAGTGGCAGCCCAGCTGGGCATCATCGCCACTGCAGCTGCGCTGTTGATGATTGGCGGCGAGTTCGACCTATCCATCGGCTCGATGATTGGCCTGGCCGGCATCCTTATCGCCATTCCCGCCGTGGAGTACGGCTGGCCGCTGTGGGCCGCCATCCTGTTGGCCTTCTCCTGTGCCGCCCTGGTGGGCTGGATCAACGGTAACCTGGTCAACAAGACGGGCCTGCCGTCGTTCATCGTGACCCTTGGCTTCCTGTTCATCCTGCGCGGTCTGGCCATCGGCATCAGTCGTCTGCTAACCGGCCGTACCCAAGTCGGCGGCGTGCACGACCACATCCCTGGAGATTGGTTTGCGGCCCTGTTCTCCGGTGAAGTCGCTACTGGCCTCTTTGCCTGGATGGCCTCTCAGGGCTGGATCGCCACCAATTTTGCCAATAACCCTGTCGTCACAGGAATTCCGGTCTCCATCGTCTGGTGGTTGGCCCTTACCGCCGTGGCGACCTGGGTGCTGCTGTGTACGCCCTATGGCAACTGGATCTTCGCCAGCGGTGGCGACAAGAATGCCGCGCGCAACTCTGGCGTACCGGTACAACGGGTCAAGATCTCGCTGTTCATGTTCACCGCCTTCTCGGCCACCGTCTTTGCCTGCCTCCAAGTGATGGACACGGGTTCTGCCGACACCATTCGCGGGATGCTCAAGGAGCTCGAGGCGATCATTGCCGTGGTCATCGGCGGCGCCTTGCTTACGGGGGGCTATGGATCCGCTATTGGTGCCGCCCTTGGTGCACTCATCTTCGGCATGGTGCAGATGGGCATCTTCTATACCGGCGTCAATACCGATTGGTTCCAGGTCTTCTTGGGCGTGATGCTGCTAGTCGCTGTGCTCTTCAACAATTACATGCGCAAGAAGGCGATGGAGGCCAAGTAAGATGAGCGAACGTACGCCCATGATCGAGATGCGCAACGTCAGCAAACACTTCGGCAGCGTCATCGCCCTAAGCGACATCTCGATCAAAGTCTATTCCGGTGAAGTCATGTGCCTGCTGGGCGACAATGGCGCCGGCAAGTCGACTCTGATCAAGACCCTCTCGGGTGTTCATAGTCCTTCTCATGGCGAGATGTATCTGGACGGCAAACCGGCCCGCTTCAAGTCACCGGCCTACGCGCTGGATGCGGGTATCGCCACCGTCTTTCAGGACCTGGCGATGATCCCGCTGATGTCCATTACCCGTAACTTCTTCATGGGCCGTGAACCCACGGTGGGATGGGGGCCCTTGAAGCGCATCGACTGGAAGTACGCCGACCGGATCGCCAAGCAGGAGATGGCCAAGATCGGTATCGATGTGCGCGACCCCAGTCAGCCAGTCGGTACCCTCTCCGGCGGAGAGCGACAGTGCGTTGCCATCGCCCGCGCGGTCTACTTCGGCGCCAAAGTGCTGATCCTGGACGAGCCGACATCGGCGCTGGGGGTCAAGCAGGCCTCAGTGGTGCTGCGCTATATCGCCAAGGCGCGTGCTGATGGATTGGCAGTCATCTTCATCACCCACAACGTCCATCACGCCTTTCCGGTGGCTGACGCCTTCACCCTGCTATCGCGTGGCGGCAGCCTGGGCACCTTCCGCAAGGCAGAGATCACGCGTGAGGAGGTGCTGAACATGATGGCCGGTGGGGCGGAGTTGGAGAGCCTCGATGCCGAACTGGCCGAGTTCCAGCGCAGCGACCAAGAGAAGAAAAGTCAGGTTGCCTGAGCGCGATTCCTGGCCCCCTAACGTCTCCTGGAGCCAACGCTATGACCTCCATCCATTTTGGACTGATAGGCACCGGCTACATGGGCAAGGCGCATGCCATCGCCCTGCATGCGGCCCCCCGGGTGTTCGACCTGTCCGCGACACCGGTTTGTGAGCTGCTCGCCGAGCTCGATGAGACGCTGGCGACTCGCAAGGCCCGGGAGCTGGGATTCGCCCGCGCCACCGGCGACTGGCGAACGCTGGTAGCCGACCCTCGGGTCGACGTGGTGGACATCTGCGCGCCGAACTTCCTGCACAAGGAGATGGCGCTGGCGGCCATCGCCCAGGGCAAGCATGTCTACCTGGAGAAGCCCATGGCGCTGAATGATGCCGACGCCGTCGAGATGGTAGCGGCGGCTGAGCGCGCCGGCGTCAAGACGCTGGTTGGCTTCAACTACGCGCGCAACCCAGCCAGCCAGCTGGCTCGTGAGATCATTGCCAGCGGCGAGATCGGCGAGGTGCTCCATTTTCGTGGCCGCCACAACGAGGATTACCTGGCCGACCCGGCCAAGCCCCACGACTGGCATACCTTTCGTGAAACCGCAGGTGCAGGCGCCCTGGGCGACCTGGGCTCGCACATTCTCAACATGGCCGAGTACCTGACCGGACAGTCCATCACCCAGGTCTGCGGCCAGCTCCAGACCGTGATCACGGAGCGTCCGCTGGCGGATGGCAGTGGCATGCGCCCGGTCGAGAACGATGACCATGCCCAGGCACTGCTGCGCTTCGAAAGCGGCCTGATCGGCAACATCGAGACCTCACGCATCGCCTCAGGGCGCAAGTTGGGCCTCGCCTACACCGTTACCGGCACCAAGGGCGCCATCACCTTCGATCAGGAGCGCATGAGCGAGCTCAAGCTCTACCAGCAGGAGGGGCCGCCCGGCCGGCGCGGTTTTCGCACGCTGCTGATCGGCCCGCAGCATCCGGACTACGCCGACTTCTGTCCGGCCCCAGGGCACGGGCTTGGCTACAACGACCAGAAGATCATCGAGATCCGTGACCTGATCGAAGGGCTGGCCGGCCGCCAGCCGCTCGCGCCCGACTTCCGTCAGGCCAGGCGGATCAATGCCCTGATCGATGCCATCGAGCGCTCGCACCATGATGGCGGCTGGATCGCGCTGGACGGCGCCTAACCCCGACGAGGAAAATTCTGATGACACAGCACACCTCTCTCAGCGGCCAGGTCGCTGTCGTTACCGGGTCGACACAGGGGCTTGGCGAAGCGGTTGCGCGCCGCCTCTCGGACCTGGGGCTGGCCGGACTGGTGATCTGCGGACGCAACCGCAACAAGGGCGAGGCGCTAGCGGCTGCCTTGTCCACCGAGCACTGTCAGGCTCACTTCGTGGCCGCCGATCTCGGCCGGGTCGCGGACTGCCGCCACATCATCGCCACTGCCGACGAACACTTTGGCCGCCTGGATGTGCTGGTCAACTGTGCCGGTAACACCGAACGCGGCACCCTGCTCGATACTGATGAGGCCGCATTCGACCGGCTGTTCAATGTGAATACCAAGGCTCCCTTCTTCCTGATGCAGGAGGCCGCCAAGCTGATGATCCGCGACGGCACCGAGGGCCGCATCGTCAATATCCTCAGCATGTCGGGCCATGGCGGTCAGCCCTTCATCAGCGCCTACTGTGGCAGCAAGGGGGCGCTCACCACCCTGACCCGCAACGCTGCCTTCTCGCTGATGCGCAATCGCATTCGCGTCAACGGCCTCAACATCGGCTGGATGAACACCCCGGGGGAGGATCGTATCCAGAAGACCTTCCACGGCGCCGAGGATGACTGGCTCGAGCAAGCCATCAAGGCACAGCCCATGGGGCGCCTGCTAGAGCCCGGTGAGGTGGCACGTGGCGTTGAGTTCCTGGTCACCGAGGCCTCGGGGATGATGACCGGGGCGATCATCGATTTCGATCAGAACGTGCTGGGCTGCTACGAGGATACGCCCCAGCCCAAGGCTGCCATGACGCTGCCATCGGGCTGACGTTGGGGCGCGCTCGCCTCGTGACGAGCGCGACCATCCTCCTGACGCGTCGGCAGTCAGGGCTCTCGTTCACCTTCGGAGTAAGGCACTGTTGATCATGATCCAACCTGTATCCCCTCACTTCACCACATCCGAGGCTCTGGACGTGGCCGCCTTCGAGGCGCTGTGCGACCGCCAACCCTCCGCCACAGACTACCCCATGGCGGCCCGGATCCAGTCACGGGTGCCCCTCTATGTCGCCCGTGACATGCTGGCCGCAAGCCAAGAGGCCTCGACGCGTCGCGACCTGCTCGAGGAGTGGCACCGTTGCCTGCTGGAAGGCCCCGGTGTGTTGGTCATTCAGGGCATGTACTACGACACCCGGACGATCGATGAGGCCAGTGCCTGCTTTCTCGACATCATCGAAAAGGAAAAGGTCGCGGGGGGGCGCGGCGACCACTTTGCCCCGCCTGGTAGCAATGATCGCATCTGGAACGCTTTGCAGAAGCATGGCTTAGAAGATCCCAGCGGCTTCGTCGACTACTACGCCAATCCGCTGATGGCGCTGGTCTGCGAGGCATGGCTGGGGCCTTTCTACCGGATTACCTCGCAGGTCAACGTGGTCAATCCCGGCGGCCAGGCGCAGAGCCCGCATCGGGATTACCATCTTGGCTTCCAGCCTGACGACATCGTTTCACGCTTCCCGATGTCGATGCAGATGGCCTCACAGTTGCTGACCCTGCAAGGCGCCGTCGCGCATAGCGACATGCCGCTGGAGACTGGGCCGACACAGCTGTTGCCTTACTCCCAGCGTTATCCCCAAGGCTACTTGGCCTGGCGGGATCCGGCATTCCAAGCGGTGTTTGCCCAGCGTCATGTTCAACTGCCGCTGACCAAAGGCGATGGCCTCTTCTTCAATCCGGCGCTCTTTCATGCTGCGGGTGCCAACCACAGCGATGCTCGCCGCATGGCCAACTTGCTGCAGGTCTCCTCGGCATTCGGCCACTGCATGGAAGCCGTCGATTCCCAAGCACTGGTGATCCGCTGCTACCCGGCGTTGCAGGCGCGCTATGAGCAGGAGGGCTTGTCACCATCCCTCCAGGCCTGCATCGCCGCCATCGCTGAAGGCTACGCTTTCCCGGCCAATCTCGACCGCACCCCACCGCGTGACGGGATGGCGCCGGAAACGCCGCAACAGCTGCTAGAGCGCGCGCTTGGCGAGAGGTGGTCCCTCTCGCAGCTGCAGGACGGCATGCAGCAACAGTACCTGTCGCGTCAGCCCTGAAGGCTTCCGACACCTAGATCAACAACCAGCGACGTGGAGAATCACCATGTTTCACCCCGCCAAGGATCCGCAGTCACTGGATCTTATCTGCCTCGGCCGCG encodes:
- a CDS encoding phytanoyl-CoA dioxygenase family protein, encoding MIQPVSPHFTTSEALDVAAFEALCDRQPSATDYPMAARIQSRVPLYVARDMLAASQEASTRRDLLEEWHRCLLEGPGVLVIQGMYYDTRTIDEASACFLDIIEKEKVAGGRGDHFAPPGSNDRIWNALQKHGLEDPSGFVDYYANPLMALVCEAWLGPFYRITSQVNVVNPGGQAQSPHRDYHLGFQPDDIVSRFPMSMQMASQLLTLQGAVAHSDMPLETGPTQLLPYSQRYPQGYLAWRDPAFQAVFAQRHVQLPLTKGDGLFFNPALFHAAGANHSDARRMANLLQVSSAFGHCMEAVDSQALVIRCYPALQARYEQEGLSPSLQACIAAIAEGYAFPANLDRTPPRDGMAPETPQQLLERALGERWSLSQLQDGMQQQYLSRQP